From Acinonyx jubatus isolate Ajub_Pintada_27869175 chromosome B2, VMU_Ajub_asm_v1.0, whole genome shotgun sequence, a single genomic window includes:
- the MARCKS gene encoding myristoylated alanine-rich C-kinase substrate has translation MGAQFSKTAAKGEATAERPGEAAVASSPSKANGQENGHVKVNGDASPAAAEPGAKEELQANGSAPAADKEEPAGAGSGAASPAAAEKEEPAAAAAPEAGASPAEKEAPAEGEAAEPGSPSAAEGEAASAASSTSSPKAEDGATPSPSNETPKKKKKRFSFKKSFKLSGFSFKKNKKEAGEGGEAEGAAGASAEGGKDEASGSAAAAAAEAGAASGEQAAAAPGEEAAAGEEGAAGGDPQEAKPEEAAVAPEKPAASEEAKPPEEPSKAEEKAEEAGASAAACEAPSAAGPGAPPEQEAAPAEEAAAATASSACAAPSQEAQPECSPEAPPAEAAE, from the exons ATGGGTGCCCAGTTCTCCAAGACCGCTGCGAAGGGAGAAGCCACCGCGGAGAGGCCCGGGGAGGCGGCTGTGGCCTCGTCGCCTTCCAAAGCGAACGGGCAG GAAAATGGCCACGTGAAGGTAAACGGCGACGCTTCTCCCGCGGCCGCCGAGCCGGGCGCCAAGGAGGAGCTGCAGGCCAACGGCAGCGCCCCGGCCGCCGACAAGGAGGAGCCCGCGGGCGCCGGGAGCGGGGCGGCGTCGCCCGCCGCGGCCGAGAAGGAGGagccggccgccgccgccgcccccgagGCCGGGGCCAGCCCCGCGGAGAAGGAGGCTCCCGCCGAGGGCGAGGCCGCCGAGCCCGGCTCGCCCTCGGCCGCGGAGGGGGAGGCCGCGTCGGCCGCCTCCTCGACGTCTTCGCCCAAGGCGGAGGACGGGGCCACGCCCTCGCCCAGCAACGAGAccccgaaaaaaaaaaagaagcgcTTTTCCTTCAAGAAGTCTTTCAAGCTGAGCGGCTTCTCCTtcaagaagaacaagaaggaagCGGGAGAGGGCGGGGAGGCCGAGGGCGCAGCCGGTGCCTCCGCCGAAGGCGGCAAGGACGAGGCCTCCGGGAGCGCCGCTGCGGCCGCCGCAGAGGCGGGCGCGGCCTCCGGGGAGCAGGCGGCCGCGGCGCCGGGCGAGGAGGCCGCGGCGGGTGAggagggggcggcgggcggcgaCCCGCAGGAGGCCAAGCCCGAAGAGGCCGCCGTCGCGCCCGAGAAGCCAGCCGCCAGCGAGGAGGCCAAGCCCCCCGAGGAGCCCAGCAAGGCCGAGGAGAAGGCCGAGGAGGCCGGGGCCAGCGCCGCTGCCTGCGAGGCGCCCTCAGCCGCCGGGCCCGGTGCGCCCCCGGAGCAGGAGGCGGCGCCCGCGGAGGAGGCGGCGGCCGCGACAGCCTCGTCAGCCTGCGCAGCCCCGTCACAGGAGGCCCAGCCCGAGTGCAGTCCAGAAGCCCCCCCAGCGGAGGCGGCAGAGTAA